The Phycisphaerae bacterium genome has a segment encoding these proteins:
- the mtnP gene encoding S-methyl-5'-thioadenosine phosphorylase — MAEELIGIIGGSGLGDALEAEISGAELREVETPFGKPSAAVMVGKIGERRVAFLNRHGKGHRLSPSEVPFAANIFALKKLGVHTIISSGAVGSLNKGIAPGDLVIVDQFIDKTFRRQSSFFGGYGAVHCEMAEPVCGRVRGLLCEAAETIDIKTHSSGTYICMEGPQFSTRAESLMHRKWGGDLIGMTGMPEAKLAREAQICYALIALPSDYDCWRPHRKEIDKQALLREIIGNLQTATKNCLKLIKAVLHAGGELICEDCSCRKSLDLAVWTDQSQIKPADKEKLKVLFE; from the coding sequence ATGGCAGAAGAATTAATCGGGATAATAGGCGGGTCTGGGCTTGGGGATGCGCTGGAGGCGGAAATAAGCGGTGCGGAGCTGCGCGAGGTCGAGACGCCGTTCGGCAAACCAAGCGCAGCAGTTATGGTCGGCAAGATAGGAGAAAGAAGGGTCGCATTTCTCAACCGGCACGGGAAGGGGCACAGACTTTCGCCGAGCGAGGTTCCATTTGCGGCGAATATATTCGCATTAAAAAAGTTAGGCGTTCATACGATAATCAGCAGCGGAGCGGTAGGGTCGCTCAACAAGGGGATTGCGCCGGGTGATTTGGTGATTGTCGACCAGTTCATCGACAAGACGTTCAGGCGGCAGAGCAGCTTTTTCGGCGGGTACGGCGCGGTGCACTGCGAGATGGCGGAGCCGGTCTGCGGGCGGGTGAGGGGGCTGCTTTGCGAGGCGGCTGAGACAATCGATATAAAGACACATTCGAGCGGCACATATATATGTATGGAGGGGCCGCAATTTTCCACGCGGGCTGAATCGCTGATGCACCGGAAGTGGGGCGGAGATTTGATTGGCATGACGGGTATGCCGGAGGCGAAACTGGCCAGGGAGGCGCAAATCTGCTATGCTTTGATTGCGCTGCCGAGCGATTATGACTGCTGGCGGCCGCACAGAAAAGAAATAGACAAACAGGCGCTTCTCAGAGAGATTATTGGAAATCTGCAGACGGCAACAAAGAACTGCCTGAAACTTATCAAGGCAGTTTTGCATGCGGGTGGCGAACTTATTTGCGAAGACTGTTCGTGCAGGAAAAGTTTAGATTTGGCCGTGTGGACGGACCAGAGCCAAATCAAGCCGGCTGATAAGGAGAAATTGAAAGTACTTTTTGAATAG